In a single window of the Paenibacillus sp. MMS20-IR301 genome:
- a CDS encoding CxxH/CxxC protein, whose translation MYVVCKEHVELAIDKFVDEYEDAPDVVDLKETEFSDWDPPAKCAECEKNAEYLVV comes from the coding sequence ATGTATGTAGTGTGTAAGGAACACGTAGAGCTGGCCATCGACAAATTTGTGGACGAGTACGAGGATGCACCGGATGTTGTGGATCTGAAGGAGACGGAATTCTCGGACTGGGACCCGCCGGCGAAATGTGCGGAATGTGAGAAGAATGCGGAATATCTGGTGGTCTGA
- a CDS encoding MFS transporter, translating to MTSLHTSEDNSNDSTAAPEPGLPREGLLTLLFSVAVVLVIMNTAMFNLALPDVTETFGITAASASWIVTGYSIMFSIASITYSRLSDFLPIRRLLVIGLLTLGLAAVAGFFSTNFIFLLIVRILQASGAGAVMSLSLVLFTRYVPQARRGKAMATIMSAVSLGLGLGPVAGGSIVEYLGWNWLFAVTAAILLLVPLFLILLPKEVPARGSFDILGGIFLGIGTTGLLLFLTSGLWFALFTGIVAIALFVGRIRTTADPFVLPALFSNRSYLVLALIGVASYLCSFATLFLLPQILVHRFGFSASHAGLVIFPGSLLAIFVSRTVGRVIDRYGNGGILRFAPLLVLAATVLFALFAGQSWVAVMLVYMIMSLSFTVLSSSVSNEISRILPSSQIGSGMGLFQLLQFFSGAFSVAMAASALEWQRSLPLQTAYSNIYWGLSIAAIVAIVSAFIYGRGRAGRSLPDMAEAADA from the coding sequence ATGACCTCATTACATACATCTGAGGATAATTCAAACGATTCAACCGCTGCTCCGGAACCGGGCCTTCCCCGTGAAGGCCTCTTAACCCTGCTATTCAGCGTTGCTGTCGTGCTCGTTATTATGAATACAGCGATGTTCAATTTGGCACTGCCGGATGTAACGGAGACCTTCGGAATCACGGCGGCATCCGCTTCCTGGATCGTGACCGGGTATTCGATCATGTTCTCTATCGCTTCCATTACCTACAGCCGGCTCTCTGACTTCCTGCCAATCCGCAGGCTGCTGGTAATCGGGCTGCTGACGCTGGGGCTGGCCGCAGTTGCCGGCTTCTTCAGTACGAACTTCATCTTCCTGCTGATTGTGCGCATCCTGCAGGCTTCCGGTGCGGGCGCGGTTATGTCCTTGTCGCTGGTGCTCTTCACCCGTTATGTCCCGCAGGCCCGCCGCGGCAAAGCCATGGCCACCATTATGTCCGCCGTCTCCCTGGGCCTCGGCCTTGGGCCGGTAGCAGGCGGCTCAATTGTAGAGTACCTCGGCTGGAACTGGCTGTTCGCTGTAACGGCAGCGATTCTGCTGCTCGTGCCGCTGTTCCTGATTCTGCTGCCCAAGGAGGTGCCGGCACGCGGCTCCTTCGATATTCTGGGCGGAATATTCCTCGGCATCGGAACCACCGGTCTGCTGCTGTTCCTGACCAGCGGGCTATGGTTCGCCCTGTTCACCGGAATTGTAGCGATTGCCTTATTCGTCGGCCGCATCCGCACCACAGCGGACCCGTTCGTACTGCCTGCGCTCTTCAGCAACCGGTCTTATCTGGTGCTGGCTCTGATCGGGGTCGCCTCTTATCTGTGCAGCTTCGCGACCTTATTCCTGCTGCCGCAGATTCTGGTCCACCGCTTCGGCTTCAGCGCGAGCCATGCGGGTCTCGTTATTTTTCCGGGCTCGCTGCTGGCGATCTTCGTCTCCCGCACAGTTGGCCGGGTCATTGACCGCTACGGCAATGGCGGTATTCTGCGCTTCGCACCGCTGCTGGTGCTGGCCGCGACCGTACTGTTCGCCTTATTCGCCGGACAATCGTGGGTGGCTGTCATGCTCGTCTATATGATTATGAGCCTCTCATTCACCGTGCTGTCCAGCAGCGTATCCAATGAGATCTCCCGGATTCTGCCTTCCTCGCAGATTGGCTCCGGGATGGGCCTGTTCCAGCTGCTGCAGTTCTTCAGCGGAGCCTTCAGCGTAGCGATGGCCGCAAGTGCCCTGGAGTGGCAGCGCAGCCTGCCGCTTCAGACCGCTTACTCCAACATCTACTGGGGACTGTCGATTGCGGCAATCGTTGCGATTGTCTCCGCCTTTATCTACGGACGGGGCAGAGCGGGCCGGTCACTTCCCGACATGGCAGAAGCGGCAGACGCCTGA
- a CDS encoding helix-turn-helix transcriptional regulator, with the protein MKQLHHPDRKDIQLASVLYALSDPVRLYVVSEIRKHGEQACNSFKVPIAKSTLTHHSRTLREAGVINTRAQGTQRILSLRTEDLDERFPGLLDSILQAYEKSGQAEGFGEQGELGEEQR; encoded by the coding sequence ATGAAGCAGCTCCATCACCCGGACCGCAAGGATATTCAGCTCGCCTCCGTATTGTATGCGCTTAGCGACCCGGTCCGTTTATATGTTGTGTCCGAAATCCGCAAGCATGGCGAGCAGGCCTGCAACAGCTTCAAGGTGCCAATTGCTAAGTCGACACTGACCCACCATTCCCGTACGCTGCGCGAAGCAGGCGTTATCAATACGCGGGCACAAGGCACGCAGCGCATTCTGTCATTGCGGACAGAGGACCTGGACGAGCGGTTCCCTGGACTGCTGGATTCGATCCTGCAGGCTTACGAGAAGTCGGGGCAGGCTGAAGGGTTCGGGGAGCAGGGGGAATTGGGAGAAGAGCAGAGATAG
- the rlmH gene encoding 23S rRNA (pseudouridine(1915)-N(3))-methyltransferase RlmH has product MFIQIIGVGKLKEKYLVSGIAEYAKRLTPYLKFQMIEVADEKAPDNLSDAEVDQVKVREGERILAHIKSEAHVIALAIDGKLWSSEELAAEIDRLGTYGTSHVVFVIGGSHGLSDEVMRRAQQRMSFGRMTLPHQLMRLVLVEQVYRAVKINRGEPYHK; this is encoded by the coding sequence ATGTTCATTCAAATTATCGGTGTAGGCAAATTGAAGGAAAAGTACCTGGTCAGCGGCATCGCAGAATATGCTAAGCGGCTTACGCCATACCTCAAATTTCAGATGATTGAGGTGGCGGATGAGAAAGCACCTGACAACCTCAGCGATGCAGAGGTGGATCAGGTGAAGGTGCGCGAGGGCGAGCGTATCCTCGCGCACATCAAGAGCGAGGCGCATGTCATTGCGCTCGCGATCGACGGCAAGCTCTGGAGCTCCGAGGAGCTTGCCGCCGAGATCGACCGGCTCGGCACCTACGGGACGAGCCATGTCGTCTTCGTCATCGGAGGTAGCCACGGGCTCTCCGATGAGGTGATGCGCCGCGCGCAGCAGCGGATGAGCTTCGGCCGCATGACGCTGCCCCATCAGCTCATGCGGCTGGTGCTGGTGGAGCAGGTTTATCGGGCGGTGAAGATTAATCGGGGGGAACCTTATCATAAGTAG
- a CDS encoding ATP-binding protein has protein sequence MSNLIGKVLSSSPNSIVVTIQNLKALEDNKDKLQIGQYLKIADGNSNYIVSVINNIKAIDYNIEDDIKLIIETQPIGSIVEGDFRRGTKNLPVPTEPAYILDSGMLDRIFGAGAEYNFPIGVLSQNENIQVKVNGDKFFGKHIAIVGSTGAGKSCTVAKILQEAVGINNSLNINSEDQKNSHIIIFDIHSEYSAAFTLTQEQNFTLNNLSVDKMKLPYWLMNSEELESLFIESNENNSHNQISMFKNAVIFNKEKHNPTINDITYDTPVYFDIKEVFNYIENMNREVISKLETENCPKLVDNTLVRDRKQFYFNNVYEFVSQSTAAATKASNGPFHGEFNRFLSRLETKLTDKRLNFLLNPTKENGELYSTNDFEELMKQFLGYLNKANVTIVDLSGVPFEVLSITVSLVARLVFDFSFHYSKIQHDRELLNDIPVMIVCEEAHNYIPRNGGAEYNSSKKSIERIAKEGRKYGLSLMVVSQRPSEVSETILAQCNNFVSLRLTNPNDQNFIKNLMPDSTKNLGEILPNLGQGECIVVGDSIIMPTVIKMEKPVPEPKSQSVPFSQEWEQSWKQITFSDIIKRWRKEEGLLEQ, from the coding sequence ATGAGTAATTTAATCGGTAAAGTATTGTCTAGCTCCCCTAATAGTATTGTTGTTACAATACAAAATTTAAAGGCCCTTGAAGATAACAAGGATAAATTACAAATTGGACAATATCTAAAAATAGCAGATGGAAACAGCAATTATATTGTGAGCGTGATAAATAATATCAAAGCAATTGATTACAATATTGAGGATGACATTAAACTAATAATTGAAACGCAACCGATAGGCAGTATAGTTGAGGGAGATTTCCGTAGGGGAACTAAAAATTTACCTGTTCCAACTGAACCGGCATACATATTAGATTCTGGAATGCTTGATCGTATTTTTGGGGCAGGTGCAGAATATAATTTTCCTATTGGCGTATTGTCCCAAAATGAGAACATTCAAGTAAAAGTAAATGGTGATAAGTTTTTTGGGAAACATATTGCTATTGTAGGCTCTACTGGTGCAGGCAAATCATGTACAGTTGCAAAAATACTACAAGAAGCCGTAGGTATTAATAATTCGTTAAATATAAATTCAGAGGACCAAAAAAATTCTCACATTATAATTTTTGACATACACTCTGAATATTCCGCTGCTTTTACACTAACACAAGAGCAGAATTTCACATTAAACAATCTATCCGTGGATAAAATGAAATTACCTTATTGGCTTATGAATTCAGAAGAGTTGGAATCATTATTTATAGAGAGTAATGAAAATAATTCCCACAATCAGATTTCAATGTTTAAAAATGCCGTTATCTTTAACAAGGAGAAACATAATCCTACAATCAACGACATTACATATGATACGCCTGTCTATTTCGATATTAAGGAAGTATTTAATTATATCGAAAACATGAATAGAGAAGTGATCAGCAAGCTTGAAACCGAAAATTGCCCTAAATTAGTAGACAATACGTTGGTAAGAGATCGTAAACAGTTCTACTTTAATAACGTATATGAATTTGTGTCACAGTCTACAGCCGCTGCGACCAAAGCTTCTAATGGTCCATTTCATGGTGAGTTTAATCGGTTTTTGTCCAGATTAGAAACGAAACTAACTGATAAAAGATTGAATTTTTTGTTGAATCCTACCAAAGAGAATGGTGAACTATATTCGACTAATGATTTTGAAGAACTCATGAAGCAGTTTTTAGGATATCTAAATAAAGCAAATGTCACAATTGTTGATCTTAGTGGAGTACCCTTCGAGGTTCTTAGTATAACAGTTAGTTTGGTCGCAAGATTAGTATTTGATTTTAGTTTCCATTATTCAAAAATCCAACATGATAGAGAATTACTTAATGATATCCCTGTAATGATTGTTTGCGAAGAAGCCCACAACTATATTCCGCGTAACGGTGGCGCAGAATATAATTCATCAAAAAAATCTATTGAGCGAATCGCCAAAGAGGGGAGAAAATACGGGTTAAGTTTAATGGTTGTAAGTCAAAGGCCTTCTGAAGTATCGGAAACAATACTAGCGCAGTGCAATAATTTTGTTTCACTTCGTTTAACAAACCCTAATGATCAAAATTTTATAAAAAACCTTATGCCAGATAGTACAAAGAATCTTGGAGAAATACTTCCAAATCTTGGGCAGGGTGAATGTATAGTCGTAGGTGATTCAATAATAATGCCTACAGTTATAAAGATGGAAAAACCGGTGCCAGAGCCGAAATCTCAAAGTGTTCCATTCAGTCAAGAATGGGAGCAATCATGGAAACAGATAACCTTTTCAGATATTATTAAGCGTTGGAGAAAAGAAGAAGGATTATTAGAACAGTAA
- a CDS encoding DUF4365 domain-containing protein codes for MRDNLPTRLATFDQEEDSVLKFKLLVPKSKYLVRTESGGDYGVDLILELKKNQSMTNFRIHMQLKSNSTGKVSNGGTFGFSVPVTTLNYLMNQPRSIFVVYVEKSNCFLWEWVAEINKACVDKGIELSSTSQREVKHEFQRELTYKSFDEIFDMVITHGDFTREISLRLMNGFEVVPGIGGQVVDAIDSFREEYDQAQELEKDFEFAKALEKYDALSKFLRTEGIYVKCAILSENVNDYKRAISYCDKILNNNTRHFEATVIKGTSLGQLRKYRESITVLEKALSLEENFIVLNNLGYSWWMNNDPEKATKYYLRILQIEQSETVQTHINLALCYDQMFNFSEAFRHINIALKNDPSSSKALAIVGKFHRFFGRHDIAEKYFRRSLDINPHNYVAISGLALILVERREDFEAAHYFGMWMKDYGHTLFKDKRKKKQNVIIVDMTWRSFKPILLKQLSKRRFMVSFEDGEEHHLEVQKKDWVGIGAILEKDEDVETPIVPYLFKVYEQEQDAVQTIKQILQQVSLARYVFIPDTYVDANSSIQVIIKELEKSVFFTIVFNDFRITGSTNASDKAGFKQFVKSFSTSKEIQIHIRDENERKNLIIWGVKNVTIS; via the coding sequence ATGCGTGATAATCTCCCAACGCGATTGGCAACATTTGATCAGGAAGAAGACAGTGTACTGAAATTTAAGCTCCTTGTCCCTAAGAGTAAATATCTGGTTCGCACGGAATCGGGAGGTGATTATGGGGTTGACTTAATTCTCGAACTTAAAAAAAACCAATCTATGACTAATTTCCGAATACATATGCAGTTGAAAAGTAATTCAACGGGAAAGGTAAGCAACGGTGGTACTTTTGGGTTTTCAGTACCCGTCACTACGTTAAATTATCTGATGAACCAGCCGCGGTCTATCTTTGTTGTATATGTAGAGAAGAGTAATTGCTTTCTATGGGAATGGGTTGCCGAAATCAATAAAGCCTGTGTAGATAAAGGTATAGAGTTATCAAGCACAAGCCAAAGAGAAGTGAAGCATGAGTTCCAGAGAGAACTTACTTATAAATCTTTTGACGAGATTTTTGATATGGTTATAACGCATGGGGATTTTACACGTGAGATATCCCTCCGCTTAATGAATGGTTTTGAAGTGGTTCCGGGCATTGGAGGACAAGTCGTTGATGCAATCGACTCTTTTAGAGAAGAATACGATCAGGCTCAGGAACTAGAGAAGGATTTTGAATTTGCGAAAGCTCTAGAAAAATATGACGCTCTATCTAAATTTCTCAGAACCGAGGGCATTTACGTAAAATGTGCTATTTTATCTGAAAATGTAAATGATTATAAGAGAGCGATTAGTTATTGCGATAAAATATTAAATAACAATACTCGCCATTTCGAAGCAACCGTAATAAAAGGAACAAGTTTAGGACAGTTAAGAAAATATAGGGAATCCATTACGGTTTTAGAGAAAGCCCTTTCGCTTGAAGAGAATTTCATTGTTCTTAATAATTTGGGATATTCATGGTGGATGAACAACGATCCAGAGAAAGCGACTAAATACTATTTAAGAATCCTACAAATTGAACAGAGTGAAACAGTACAGACTCATATAAACTTGGCTCTCTGTTATGATCAGATGTTTAATTTTTCTGAAGCCTTTCGACATATTAATATAGCTCTCAAAAATGATCCTTCAAGTTCTAAAGCCTTAGCGATTGTCGGCAAGTTTCATCGTTTTTTTGGCAGGCACGATATCGCAGAAAAGTATTTTAGGAGATCACTTGACATTAATCCACATAATTATGTAGCAATTTCGGGATTAGCTTTGATTCTTGTTGAGAGAAGAGAAGATTTTGAAGCGGCACATTACTTTGGGATGTGGATGAAAGATTATGGACATACACTCTTCAAGGATAAACGAAAGAAAAAGCAAAATGTTATCATTGTAGATATGACGTGGAGAAGCTTTAAACCTATTCTGTTAAAGCAGCTTTCGAAAAGGAGATTTATGGTTAGTTTCGAAGATGGGGAGGAGCACCACCTTGAGGTTCAAAAAAAGGATTGGGTTGGAATCGGTGCCATATTAGAAAAGGATGAAGACGTGGAAACTCCTATAGTACCGTATTTATTTAAAGTATACGAGCAAGAACAAGATGCCGTCCAGACCATTAAGCAAATATTGCAACAGGTTTCGTTAGCCCGATATGTTTTTATACCAGACACATATGTAGATGCAAATTCCAGTATACAAGTAATTATAAAGGAACTAGAAAAATCTGTTTTTTTCACGATCGTATTTAACGATTTCAGAATTACGGGTTCTACGAATGCCTCAGACAAAGCCGGGTTTAAGCAATTTGTTAAATCATTTTCAACTTCAAAAGAGATTCAAATCCATATACGGGATGAAAATGAACGAAAAAATTTAATTATCTGGGGCGTAAAAAATGTAACTATTTCTTAG
- a CDS encoding AIPR family protein, producing the protein MVFMDNFLGRQDLISKYKDNALLLYSLELRLQLEDIQSVASDALTDGNDDKKCDLVYIDEEEGLAIIAQGYHSQKDRNSAPANKACDLNTAVTWLFNEDIENLPLDIRAASIQLRQAINDGKIHTIQIWYVHNLPESKNVSDEMNAVKLSLMSALKSYTDNPKDINVISLEVGKETLNRWYKSSSVPILVNDPFEISTPNGGYQIVGDNWTSYMTAIPLTFLFDNYKKYKDDLFSSNIRGYLGSLNKKNNINNGIKRSVESTPSNFMIYNNGLTILVNNFEEVSIKNISVTGMSIVNGAQTTGAIGSVLNRPREDALVSVRFIKCDDPKILRDIIEFNNKQNVVASSDFRSTDEIQDNLRRQFNEIRSVVYLGGRRGGSEDKIKRYSNLIPHDLVAQCLSAFHQDPNTAYNRKKEIWENNTLYSSIFSEKTTARHMFFVYSLYQAIEKKKENLKLNKTNLSTTEQDIYEYLSVRGSTWVLLAAIASSMDNILNKPLRDLFDLKFKQEITFEEAVLIWEHPLETALPFVSSLLPAVKNGVKTKDVINNSVKDFKEKTASILKLLWATPGLKINFEEFSSRTETN; encoded by the coding sequence ATGGTCTTTATGGATAACTTTTTAGGTAGACAAGATTTAATTAGTAAATATAAAGACAATGCTCTTTTATTATATTCTTTAGAGCTTCGTTTACAGTTAGAGGATATTCAAAGTGTTGCATCTGATGCTTTGACTGATGGAAATGATGATAAAAAGTGTGATCTTGTATATATAGATGAAGAAGAGGGTCTGGCAATAATTGCACAGGGTTATCATTCACAAAAAGATAGAAACTCCGCTCCAGCTAATAAAGCTTGCGATTTAAATACTGCAGTGACATGGTTGTTTAATGAAGACATTGAGAATCTGCCGTTAGATATAAGAGCCGCATCAATACAACTAAGACAAGCTATTAATGATGGGAAAATACATACCATTCAAATTTGGTATGTTCATAACTTACCAGAATCAAAAAATGTGTCTGATGAAATGAACGCAGTAAAGCTTTCGCTAATGAGCGCCCTAAAGTCATATACTGATAATCCAAAAGATATAAATGTAATTTCATTAGAAGTAGGTAAAGAGACTCTAAATAGATGGTATAAATCTTCATCTGTTCCCATATTGGTAAATGATCCTTTTGAAATTAGCACCCCCAATGGAGGTTACCAAATAGTGGGAGATAACTGGACTAGTTATATGACGGCTATTCCTCTAACTTTCTTATTTGATAATTATAAAAAATATAAAGATGACCTTTTCTCGTCTAACATTAGAGGATATTTAGGAAGTCTAAACAAAAAGAATAATATTAATAACGGTATTAAAAGGTCAGTAGAGAGCACACCTTCAAATTTTATGATTTATAACAATGGTCTTACAATTCTTGTTAATAATTTTGAAGAGGTTTCTATAAAAAATATTTCAGTGACAGGAATGTCAATTGTAAACGGGGCACAAACAACTGGAGCTATAGGATCTGTCCTTAACAGGCCGAGAGAGGATGCACTGGTTTCTGTAAGATTTATTAAATGCGATGATCCTAAAATACTCAGAGATATAATTGAATTTAATAATAAACAAAATGTGGTAGCCTCATCTGATTTTAGAAGTACTGATGAGATTCAGGACAATCTTAGAAGACAGTTTAATGAGATACGCAGTGTTGTATATCTCGGTGGGAGAAGAGGTGGAAGTGAGGATAAGATTAAAAGATACTCGAATTTGATTCCTCATGATTTAGTAGCCCAATGTCTTTCTGCATTTCATCAAGATCCTAACACAGCATATAATAGAAAAAAGGAAATATGGGAAAATAATACTTTGTACTCGAGTATATTTTCAGAAAAAACTACAGCAAGGCACATGTTTTTCGTGTATTCACTATACCAAGCAATTGAGAAAAAGAAAGAGAATCTTAAACTGAATAAAACTAATCTGAGTACTACAGAGCAAGATATTTACGAATATTTGTCCGTTAGAGGTTCGACCTGGGTCCTACTTGCTGCTATAGCAAGTAGTATGGATAATATATTAAATAAGCCACTGAGAGATCTCTTCGATTTAAAGTTCAAGCAGGAGATAACCTTTGAGGAGGCTGTATTAATATGGGAACATCCTTTGGAAACAGCGCTTCCATTTGTAAGTTCATTGTTACCAGCTGTTAAAAACGGTGTAAAAACCAAAGATGTTATTAATAATTCAGTAAAAGATTTTAAAGAAAAGACTGCTTCAATACTAAAACTTCTTTGGGCAACTCCAGGTTTGAAAATTAATTTTGAAGAATTTAGTAGTCGGACTGAGACTAACTAG
- a CDS encoding helix-turn-helix transcriptional regulator: protein MSDPSNIIKQIIGKTVKAIRIKQGLSQEDLAHECNVDRSYISMIEVGRNEPSVTKIFDLCQGLKIKPSDFFKLIEIEYEKAQENE from the coding sequence TTGAGCGATCCGTCCAACATCATTAAGCAGATAATCGGAAAAACCGTTAAAGCTATACGTATCAAGCAAGGTCTAAGCCAAGAAGATCTAGCCCATGAATGCAACGTCGACCGATCCTATATTTCCATGATTGAGGTTGGCAGAAACGAGCCTTCTGTCACGAAAATATTTGATCTCTGCCAGGGGCTGAAAATCAAACCGTCTGATTTTTTCAAGCTGATTGAAATAGAGTATGAGAAAGCGCAGGAAAACGAGTGA
- a CDS encoding DNA-binding protein yields the protein MRPSFLKSFNLDVIVEMIEMACRLEKWDKAIETSEILYECVQCLYQEQQYRKAKSSPLLTIELEHPLVYYYGFSYLTRGMAYQEKREYGEARAYIDKYAELGWLEDLGEDGLEVVEEFRFLAQVNGYALELLSGGVGVLTSYTAFLRENPEEVLPGLDVILQAALRYGLDVDELLIMFAEHTAEFSTYEDEGNLEHFYRFTHHLALYYKQAGRMMEAMEQIVQAVRLAYRSGNESHSTRSLALFESLRDWATVEQVSEVQALIKGLIP from the coding sequence GTGCGCCCTTCCTTTCTGAAATCATTCAACCTTGATGTTATTGTGGAGATGATAGAGATGGCTTGCCGACTGGAGAAATGGGACAAGGCCATTGAGACATCGGAGATTTTGTACGAATGTGTACAATGCCTGTATCAGGAGCAGCAATATCGGAAGGCTAAGTCTTCGCCACTGTTAACAATCGAGCTTGAGCATCCACTGGTTTATTATTACGGATTCAGTTATCTGACTCGGGGAATGGCTTATCAAGAGAAGCGGGAGTATGGAGAAGCACGGGCATACATTGATAAATATGCCGAGTTGGGATGGTTAGAGGATTTAGGTGAGGACGGGCTGGAGGTTGTAGAGGAATTCCGATTTCTGGCCCAAGTGAACGGATATGCACTTGAGCTTCTGTCTGGCGGGGTGGGGGTTCTGACTTCTTATACTGCTTTTCTGCGAGAGAATCCAGAAGAAGTACTGCCGGGATTGGATGTGATTCTGCAGGCTGCGCTGCGGTATGGGCTGGACGTGGACGAGTTGCTGATAATGTTCGCGGAGCATACAGCAGAATTCAGCACATATGAGGATGAGGGAAATCTAGAACACTTTTATCGCTTCACTCATCATTTGGCGCTGTATTATAAGCAGGCCGGAAGAATGATGGAAGCAATGGAGCAGATAGTGCAAGCTGTGAGACTAGCCTATCGGTCGGGGAATGAAAGTCACTCTACTAGAAGTCTGGCGCTCTTCGAATCGTTGCGCGATTGGGCAACGGTGGAGCAGGTGAGCGAGGTTCAGGCGTTAATTAAGGGGCTAATACCGTGA
- a CDS encoding AraC family transcriptional regulator: MMNLYGAEHHLMVVSDAIDAEEHRHSFLQVTISLTGEFDMEVAGQSLSCPGIIIHSNVVHRLKEAGHPLMLLLIDSTSEMAASFRRVLEGQQVHVFPQGMMKSIREFVQKEYAGVKDPDSYRSFLGQLMALLGVEQVSTAIVDPRIREFIQRIKDCTDSEHSLSQYARQFGLSGSRLSHLFKENTGISLSGYMVLHKLQKATYFIFAGHSITDAAMAAGFDSPSHLAATSKQLLGMTAKGIRKDSVFLKVSCLY; this comes from the coding sequence ATGATGAATTTATATGGAGCGGAGCATCACTTGATGGTGGTGTCAGACGCGATTGATGCGGAAGAACACCGGCATTCCTTTTTACAGGTGACGATCTCATTAACAGGAGAATTTGATATGGAGGTAGCGGGGCAAAGCTTGAGTTGTCCAGGGATCATTATCCATTCGAACGTCGTTCATCGCTTAAAAGAGGCGGGACACCCGCTGATGCTTCTTCTGATAGATAGCACCTCTGAGATGGCGGCAAGCTTTAGGCGGGTTCTGGAGGGACAGCAGGTTCATGTGTTTCCGCAAGGCATGATGAAGAGCATTCGCGAATTTGTGCAAAAAGAATATGCTGGCGTTAAGGACCCGGACAGCTATCGTTCTTTTCTGGGACAACTCATGGCGCTACTCGGCGTAGAACAGGTGAGTACAGCTATTGTTGATCCGAGAATAAGAGAGTTTATTCAGCGCATCAAAGATTGCACCGACTCCGAACACTCCTTAAGCCAATACGCCCGGCAATTTGGTTTATCGGGCAGCAGATTGTCGCACCTCTTTAAAGAAAATACCGGCATTTCGCTTAGCGGGTACATGGTGCTGCACAAGCTGCAGAAGGCAACCTACTTCATTTTTGCGGGGCACAGCATTACGGATGCGGCCATGGCAGCAGGATTTGACAGTCCGTCACATTTAGCCGCCACCAGCAAGCAGTTGCTGGGAATGACGGCGAAGGGGATTCGCAAAGATAGCGTCTTTTTAAAAGTTTCTTGCCTGTATTAA
- a CDS encoding transglutaminase family protein, protein MSAYLKETELLNYSHPLIQQIVHSRQWDSMPRREQILGIYNYVRDEIRFGYNRADDIPASEVLQDGYGQCNTKGVLFMALLRAVGVPCRMHGFAIDKKLQKGAMKGWYYERSPQEIIHSWVEVLYEDKWLNIEGFILDIPYLTKLQQKFEQCTGSFCGYGVATDNFQKPDIYWNENDTYVQKEGIVQDFGIYDSPDAFFKAHPQGLGPFKKIIYSRVVRHLMNRNVGHIRQG, encoded by the coding sequence ATGAGTGCATACTTGAAGGAAACTGAACTACTGAACTATTCTCACCCGTTGATCCAGCAAATTGTTCACAGCCGCCAGTGGGATTCGATGCCCAGGAGGGAGCAAATTCTCGGCATATACAACTACGTGCGTGACGAAATCCGGTTCGGCTATAACCGGGCGGATGATATTCCGGCATCGGAAGTATTACAGGATGGCTACGGTCAGTGTAATACAAAGGGTGTGCTTTTTATGGCGTTGCTAAGGGCTGTGGGAGTGCCATGCCGTATGCATGGATTCGCCATTGATAAGAAGCTGCAGAAGGGGGCCATGAAAGGGTGGTATTATGAGCGGTCTCCCCAGGAGATCATTCATAGCTGGGTTGAAGTGTTATATGAAGACAAGTGGCTGAATATCGAAGGGTTTATACTGGATATTCCCTATTTGACCAAGCTTCAGCAAAAATTTGAACAGTGTACGGGTTCATTCTGCGGGTATGGCGTTGCAACCGATAATTTTCAAAAGCCGGATATCTATTGGAACGAAAATGATACCTACGTGCAAAAAGAAGGAATCGTTCAGGATTTCGGGATTTATGACAGCCCTGATGCCTTCTTCAAGGCTCATCCGCAAGGGCTCGGTCCATTCAAGAAAATAATCTACAGCAGGGTGGTCCGGCATCTGATGAACCGGAACGTCGGTCACATAAGGCAGGGGTAG